CAGGCTTGGCCAGCATCGTATCGAGTGGACCCGTGAGCCCGCCGTCACCGTCGTGCTCGCTTCCGGTGGCTACCCCGGAAGCTACCAAACCGGTTTTCCGATCGAGGGGCTCGAAAACGAGAACGTCGAGAACGGCAGGGATACCTACGTGTTCCACGCCGGAACGAAAAAGGAGGGGGGGTCTCTCGTGACATCCGGCGGGAGAGTGCTCGCGGTCACCGCCCTCGGGGGAAACTTGAAAGCCGCTATCGAGCGCGCCTATGAGAGTGTCGACAAAATACGTTTCGAAGGACGTCATTTCCGCAGCGATATCGGACGACGTGCATTGGCTCGCTTATCGGGAGGTTGAAGCTCATCGTGTCAGCGAAAGTAATCATCGTGATGGGAAGCGCGTCGGACGAGGAGGTCATGAAGGAAGCCTATGCCGTCCTGCGCGAGCTCGAGGTTCCCTGTGAAATGGGCGTGTACTCGGCCCACCGCACACCCGACAGGGCTGCCCGACTGGCCCTCGAAGCTGCCTCTCGAGGCATCAAGGTGCTGATCGCGGGCGCCGGAGCGGCGGCTCATCTCGCGGGAGCGCTCGCAGCACGTACCAATCTTCCGGTGATCGGAGTGCCACTCGCGGCGACGCCTCTCGCGGGACTGGATGCGCTTTTGGCGACGGTTCAGATGCCAGCCGGCTTTCCCGTAGCCACGATGGCCATCGGCAAGCCGGGCGCACGTAACGCCGCGTTTCTCGCCGCCCAGATCCTCGCGACCGAGGACGAAGCGCTCGCCGAGCGACTTCGGATGTGGCGCGAGGGGAAAGCTCGCGAGGTCGAGGAGGCGTCGCGGAAGATGGGCGGCTCGGAGGATTAGTCTCGGGCCTAGCAGGGTGATGAAACTCAACCCACCCTGCGCGAGCGGAGCGAGCCCGGCGCAATCGTCCGCATGGGGCTCCTTCGAGGGTATGAGATGTGAGCACGCAGTGCGAATAATGGCCGCGTCGTAAGCAGCCCGAGCCGTGGCGGCACGATCGATTGCGGGTCCCGCCACGGCATTGAGCACTCTACCGATTCGCCAGCTGCCCGCACGCGGCAAGAACGTCATCCCCCCGGCTCCGCCTCAAGCTCACGGTAAGCCCGGACGTCGTCAAGAGATCGACGAACCGGTCGGTCTTCTCGTCGGTGGAGCGACGATGCGGCGAGCCGGGCCAGGGATTGTAGGTGATGAGGTTGACTTTCGCGCGAATGCCTTGAAGCAGTCCGGCGAGCCTCGAGGCGTCGGCTGCGGTGTCGTTCTCGCCTTCGAGGAGCACGTACTCGAACGTGATTCGGCGGCGGCGAGGAAGCGGGAGGTTCCGGGCCACCGCCAGCAATTCTCCAAGCGGGTGCGCGCGGTTGATGGGCATGATGCGATCGCGTGAGGAATCCGTGGTCGCGTGCAGGCTGATCGCAAGGCCCACCGCGGGTGCATTCTTGGCGAAATCCTCGAGCTCGGCAGGCAGTCCTGCGGTCGAAACGGTAATTCGGCGAGGAGACACGCCGTAACCGTCCTCATCGGTAAGGATCCGAAGCGCCTCGATGACCGCCTCCTGATTCAGAAGCGGCTCGCCCATGCCCATGAAGACGATGTTCCTCCTCGCCGGAGCGATTTCTCGATCGCCGAGGGCGAGACGGTACTGGCCCAAGATCTCGCCCACCGTCAGGTTGCGTTCGAGTCCGATGGTCCCGGTGAAGCAGAAACTGCATTTCAGAGGACAGCCGACCTGGGTGGAGAGGCAAAACGTGTGCCGCTTTCCATCGGGGATGTATACGGTTTCGACGTTCCGCCCATCCTGAAGCGAGAGCTGATATTTGATGGTTCCATCGATCGAAGCTCGTCGCGATCGAACGTTTGGGAGACGAATCACGTAGTCATGGGCCAGCTCGTCTCGGAGCTTTCGAGGCAAGTCGGTCATCGCTTCGAAGCTCGCCGCTCCCCGGGCGTACATCCATCGGAAAATCTGTCTTCCGCGGAAGGCGGGACGACCGCGCGCGAGCATCTCGCCCTCGAGCGACGTCCGCGAGAGCCCAAAGAGATTGATCATCGACCCATCGTAACGCAATTGGCACGCCTTCTCTCGAGCCGAGCTCCCAGAGAACCCCGAAGGAGATCCTTTTTGACCCGGCTCCACGGCGTATGCTAACCTCAAAAGTCCCACCAGCCAGAAGGTCGAGGCAAAGGACGTGTTCCGCAAAAGTATTCTACCAAATGAACTTACAGTCCTCACTGAGAGGATGGACGGCGTACGGTCGGTCGCCATGGGCATCTGGCTCCGGCGCGGAAGTCGGGACGAAAACGACGGTGAGGGCGGGCTCGCCCACTTCATCGAGCACATGGTTTTCAAGGGGACCGAGAAGCGCAGCCAAGCTCAGATCGCTCAGGAAATGGACGCGATCGGCGGCCAGACGGATGCCTTCACCACGCAGGAGTACGCGGGCTTCCACGTCAAGGTTCTCGATCAGCACGTCCCTCGAGCGGTAGACCTGCTCTCGGACATCGTGCTATCGCCACGCTTCGATCGCGACGAGCTCGAACGCGAACGTCGGGTGATCTTCGAGGAGATCAAAACGGTCGAAGACAACCCCGAGGAGTTCGCCCACGAGCTCTTCGCCCAGGCTTTCTGGCCCGATCACCCACTGGGTCGTCCGATCCTCGGCCAACCGGAAACCGTCGCGCGCTTCGATCGTGACGACCTGCTGCGCTTTTTCCGACGGACTTATGCCCCCAGCAACATGATCGTCGTCGCCGCCGGCAACGTGGAGCACGAACAGCTCTTGTCTCTGGTCGAGAGCCGATTCGCCAGGCTCGAGACGCCACCGGACGGGATCCTTGCCACTCCGCCTCAGCCATCGATGACCGTGAGGCTCGAGGACAAGGATCTGGAACAGGCTCACATCGTGCTCGGGACGGTGGCTCCTAGCCAAACGTCCTCCGACCGCTTCGTCTCTTACGTCCTGAATGCCATCCTCGGAGGAAGTCTGAGCTCACGTCTCTTTCAAGTCATTCGTGAGGAGCACGGGCTCGCCTACACGGTCTATTCGGCCCTATCGGCGTTCTCCGACGCCGGTCAACTCATGGTCTACGCTGGCTCGGACCCGAAGAAAGTGCCCGAAGTGGTCGATCTCGTTCTGCACGAGCTTCGCCTCATCCGCGATATTCCCGTCCAGGTGGAGGAGCTCCGCCGTGCCAAAGACCACCTCTGTGGAAGTATACTAATGGGACTCGAATCGACGGACGCGCGCATGTCACAGCTTGCCCGACAGGAGTTGTATTTCGGTCGACATATCGCGACCGAGGAAGCCATCCAGGGGATCGATTCCGTCACTGCCGATGACTTGCTGCGTTTGGCGTCCTCGATTTTCCAGCGCCCCCTCGCCATGACGGTTGTGGGAAGGCTCGGGCGCCTCGAGTGGATCCCGGAGAGCCTGGTTGCCTGAGCTCCACGTCTCGGTTCTGGGAAGTGGAAGTGCAGGCAACGTCACCTTCGCCTCGGATGGTTCGAGCAGGCTTCTTCTCGACGCCGGTCTGGCGTGCCGGGAGATCGAGCGCCGTCTCGGACTCCTGGGAGTCGCTCCAAGGGATCTCCACGGGGTTCTACTCTCGCACGAGCACGGCGACCACGCGAGAGGAGCCTGGCGGTTCTGCGGGAAACACAAGATCCCTCTCTACGCGACGGAAGGAACCTTCCGCCGGATGCCCCGAGCTTCGAGCAAGGAAATCGATTGGGTACGCGTCCGGTCGGGCTCGAGCGTCAAGCTGGGCAGGCTGACCGTCGATCTCTTCCCCACCCCACACGATGCCGCCGATCCGGTCGGCTTCCGTCTCCGTCGAGGCAAGCTAGCCTTCGGGCACGTGACCGATATCGGCCACGTGTCCGAGACCGTGGTGGACGGGCTCCGCGGCAGCACCGCCATCCTGATCGAGTCGAATCACGACGTGGAGATGCTCCGGGAGAGCGACTATCCCGACTCGCTCAAGGATCGGGTCCGAAGCCAGCTTGGGCACCTATCCAACGAGGCGCTCGCGCTCTATCTCGAGCATCGCCTCCCGGACTCGGTGCGACACCTCTTTCTCGCGCACCTCTCCCAGAACAACAACCACGAGCGGCTTGCGCTGGATAGTTGTTACGACGCGCTACGGCGGCGAGGAGGTTTCTTGCCCAAGGTGCATCTCACCTATCCCGATCGACCCACGCCCCTTTTGCGCCTCACCGAGCCCAAGGCAACCACCGACAGCTTCGCCCAACGTGCATTGGTCTTCGAGACATGCTGACCGATCGATACGTTCATCCCGAGATGGGCCGAATCTGGAGCGAGGAGGCCAAGTTCGACTCCTGGCTCCAAGTCGAGGTCGTCTCCGCC
Above is a window of Vicinamibacteria bacterium DNA encoding:
- a CDS encoding pitrilysin family protein; this encodes MFRKSILPNELTVLTERMDGVRSVAMGIWLRRGSRDENDGEGGLAHFIEHMVFKGTEKRSQAQIAQEMDAIGGQTDAFTTQEYAGFHVKVLDQHVPRAVDLLSDIVLSPRFDRDELERERRVIFEEIKTVEDNPEEFAHELFAQAFWPDHPLGRPILGQPETVARFDRDDLLRFFRRTYAPSNMIVVAAGNVEHEQLLSLVESRFARLETPPDGILATPPQPSMTVRLEDKDLEQAHIVLGTVAPSQTSSDRFVSYVLNAILGGSLSSRLFQVIREEHGLAYTVYSALSAFSDAGQLMVYAGSDPKKVPEVVDLVLHELRLIRDIPVQVEELRRAKDHLCGSILMGLESTDARMSQLARQELYFGRHIATEEAIQGIDSVTADDLLRLASSIFQRPLAMTVVGRLGRLEWIPESLVA
- the purE gene encoding 5-(carboxyamino)imidazole ribonucleotide mutase codes for the protein MSAKVIIVMGSASDEEVMKEAYAVLRELEVPCEMGVYSAHRTPDRAARLALEAASRGIKVLIAGAGAAAHLAGALAARTNLPVIGVPLAATPLAGLDALLATVQMPAGFPVATMAIGKPGARNAAFLAAQILATEDEALAERLRMWREGKAREVEEASRKMGGSED
- the rlmN gene encoding 23S rRNA (adenine(2503)-C(2))-methyltransferase RlmN: MINLFGLSRTSLEGEMLARGRPAFRGRQIFRWMYARGAASFEAMTDLPRKLRDELAHDYVIRLPNVRSRRASIDGTIKYQLSLQDGRNVETVYIPDGKRHTFCLSTQVGCPLKCSFCFTGTIGLERNLTVGEILGQYRLALGDREIAPARRNIVFMGMGEPLLNQEAVIEALRILTDEDGYGVSPRRITVSTAGLPAELEDFAKNAPAVGLAISLHATTDSSRDRIMPINRAHPLGELLAVARNLPLPRRRRITFEYVLLEGENDTAADASRLAGLLQGIRAKVNLITYNPWPGSPHRRSTDEKTDRFVDLLTTSGLTVSLRRSRGDDVLAACGQLANR
- a CDS encoding MBL fold metallo-hydrolase, with amino-acid sequence MPELHVSVLGSGSAGNVTFASDGSSRLLLDAGLACREIERRLGLLGVAPRDLHGVLLSHEHGDHARGAWRFCGKHKIPLYATEGTFRRMPRASSKEIDWVRVRSGSSVKLGRLTVDLFPTPHDAADPVGFRLRRGKLAFGHVTDIGHVSETVVDGLRGSTAILIESNHDVEMLRESDYPDSLKDRVRSQLGHLSNEALALYLEHRLPDSVRHLFLAHLSQNNNHERLALDSCYDALRRRGGFLPKVHLTYPDRPTPLLRLTEPKATTDSFAQRALVFETC